A section of the Acidimicrobiia bacterium genome encodes:
- a CDS encoding cysteine desulfurase family protein gives MSATYLDYAASTPMRPEAVAAMEPFLSSCFANPSGIHGAARAAKTALEEARETVAGALGAEPGEVVFTAGGTEADNLGVEGAARAAGSRGGVVTTAFEHKGVLAAGDRLAAEGFPVHHVGVLRSGIVDLDALVATLDERTAVVSVMLVNNEVGTIQPLREVARLVRRRAPHAVLHTDAVQAVPWLDVAVAAADADLVAISAHKFGGPKGTGALVVRDGVPLVPLLEGGGQERGLRAGTVNVAGAVAMAAALRVTVERRADETRRVAALRERLLAGLLERVPDTFVNGDPAAKVAGNCHVGFRGVEAETLLVALDQGGVYAAAGSSCSSGATEPSHVLAAMGLPREDALASIRLSLGFASTADDVDRALAAIPPAVDRLRAHAGAAR, from the coding sequence ATGTCGGCGACCTACCTCGACTACGCCGCCAGCACGCCGATGCGACCGGAGGCGGTCGCGGCGATGGAGCCCTTCCTCTCCTCCTGCTTCGCGAACCCGTCCGGCATCCACGGCGCCGCCCGGGCGGCCAAGACCGCCCTCGAGGAGGCCCGCGAGACGGTGGCCGGCGCCCTCGGCGCCGAGCCGGGCGAGGTCGTCTTCACCGCCGGGGGCACCGAGGCCGACAACCTCGGGGTCGAGGGGGCGGCCCGGGCGGCAGGGTCCCGGGGCGGCGTCGTCACCACCGCGTTCGAGCACAAGGGGGTGCTCGCGGCCGGCGATCGGCTGGCCGCCGAGGGCTTCCCGGTGCACCACGTCGGCGTGCTGCGCAGCGGGATCGTCGACCTCGACGCCCTGGTCGCCACCCTCGACGAGCGCACCGCGGTCGTGTCGGTGATGCTCGTGAACAACGAGGTCGGGACGATCCAGCCGCTCCGCGAGGTGGCGAGGCTCGTGCGCCGACGGGCCCCGCACGCGGTGCTGCACACGGACGCCGTGCAGGCGGTCCCGTGGCTCGACGTCGCCGTGGCCGCGGCGGACGCCGACCTGGTGGCGATCTCGGCCCACAAGTTCGGCGGCCCGAAGGGCACCGGGGCGCTCGTCGTGCGCGACGGCGTGCCGCTCGTGCCGCTCCTCGAGGGGGGCGGGCAGGAGCGGGGGTTGCGCGCCGGGACGGTGAACGTCGCCGGCGCGGTGGCGATGGCCGCCGCGCTGCGCGTGACGGTCGAGCGGCGCGCCGACGAGACCCGACGCGTGGCCGCGCTCCGCGAGCGGCTGCTCGCCGGCCTGCTCGAGCGGGTCCCCGACACGTTCGTGAACGGCGACCCGGCGGCGAAGGTCGCCGGCAACTGCCACGTCGGCTTCCGCGGCGTCGAGGCCGAGACGCTGCTCGTGGCCCTGGACCAAGGCGGCGTGTACGCCGCCGCGGGCTCGTCGTGCTCGTCGGGCGCGACCGAGCCGTCGCACGTGCTGGCGGCCATGGGCCTGCCCCGCGAGGACGCCCTGGCGTCGATCCGGCTCAGCCTCGGCTTCGCGTCCACGGCCGACGACGTCGACCGGGCGCTGGCCGCCATCCCCCCGGCCGTCGACCGGCTCCGGGCGCACGCCGGGGCGGCCCGATGA
- the mnmA gene encoding tRNA 2-thiouridine(34) synthase MnmA — MRVLALMSGGVDSSVAAARLVEAGHEVVGVTLRLWGGETGSGCCGVGDVEDARRVAAQLGVPHYVFNLTDDFTASVVDPFVAGYDAARTPNPCVECNRAIKFGRALDRAVALGFDAVASGHHARVERDRHGSYRLRRGADGAKDQSYVLYMLGQRELARLLLPVGDLTKRAVRARAAELGLRTAAKPESMDVCFVTRRDRVRFVSARAAPRPGPIVDRDGTVVGRHDGVSRFTIGQRRGLGVAAGEPRYVVGLDAAAATVTVGSRDDLLRHEIPVRDLSFVRHAPGSAPVLVQTRAHAEPVRGRLVGRLVRLDAPTPRVAPGQVVALYDGDELVGGGLAA, encoded by the coding sequence ATGAGGGTGCTCGCGCTGATGAGCGGGGGGGTGGACTCGTCGGTGGCCGCGGCCCGGCTCGTCGAGGCCGGGCACGAGGTCGTGGGCGTGACGCTGCGCCTGTGGGGCGGCGAGACCGGCTCCGGCTGCTGCGGCGTGGGCGATGTCGAGGACGCCCGGCGGGTCGCGGCCCAGCTGGGCGTCCCCCACTACGTGTTCAACCTGACCGACGACTTCACGGCCTCGGTCGTCGACCCGTTCGTGGCCGGCTACGACGCCGCCCGCACGCCGAACCCCTGCGTCGAGTGCAACCGCGCCATCAAGTTCGGGCGGGCGCTCGACCGCGCCGTCGCCCTCGGCTTCGACGCCGTCGCCAGCGGCCACCACGCCCGGGTCGAGCGCGACCGCCACGGCTCGTACCGGCTGCGCCGGGGCGCCGACGGCGCCAAGGACCAGTCGTACGTGCTCTACATGCTCGGGCAGCGGGAGCTGGCGCGGCTCCTCCTCCCCGTCGGCGACCTCACGAAGCGGGCCGTGCGGGCCCGGGCGGCCGAGCTCGGCCTGCGCACGGCGGCGAAGCCCGAGAGCATGGACGTCTGCTTCGTGACGCGGCGCGACCGCGTCCGGTTCGTGTCCGCGCGCGCCGCGCCCCGCCCGGGGCCGATCGTCGACCGCGACGGGACCGTCGTCGGCCGTCACGACGGGGTGTCCCGGTTCACGATCGGGCAGCGGCGGGGCCTCGGCGTCGCCGCCGGCGAGCCCCGCTACGTCGTCGGCCTCGACGCCGCCGCCGCGACCGTCACCGTCGGGTCGCGGGACGACCTCCTGCGCCACGAGATCCCGGTGCGAGACCTGTCGTTCGTGCGCCACGCGCCGGGATCCGCGCCCGTCCTCGTGCAGACCCGGGCGCACGCCGAGCCGGTCCGGGGTCGTCTGGTCGGCCGCCTGGTGCGCCTCGACGCGCCGACGCCGCGGGTGGCGCCGGGCCAGGTCGTTGCCCTCTACGACGGCGACGAGCTCGTGGGCGGCGGCCTGGCCGCGTGA
- a CDS encoding glycosyl hydrolase family 28 protein — protein MTGPVSRRRFLAVGAGGVVAVAWPRRPSRPTLDVRAYGATGDGTHLDTAAVQRALDAAGRRAATLRVGPGTFRCGTLRLRSGVQLVLEAGATLLASSRPEDFLPVERLPYPTYSDAETSGFHEALLLGDGIHDVVITGPGTIDGGRTERNGPKPIALHRCRRATVSGVTIRNAPNYCVSLGGCDDVVVDSVTIRDAFADGIDPDCCRRVRIVGCDIESDDDAIVLKTSLILGAPHPTEDVVVERCRMMSPSNGFKIGTETSGAVRRVTVRDCQVSGRARPTAIPAVVAGEAGGVAIESVDGAAVEDVVVERVTVTDAAVPLFVRLGARGRGQRTPTPGAIRGVAVRDLSATGATSACTVSGVPGHPVESLVLERAQLHTADAGGRRSTPVAELPAAYPQAGMFGPLPASGLWIRHARRVQLRDVTVAATGDPRPPLVTDDVTGLDVAPPL, from the coding sequence GTGACCGGGCCGGTCTCGCGCCGGCGGTTCCTCGCCGTCGGGGCCGGCGGCGTCGTCGCCGTCGCCTGGCCGCGACGCCCGTCGCGACCCACCCTCGACGTCCGGGCCTACGGCGCCACCGGCGACGGCACCCACCTCGACACCGCGGCCGTGCAGCGGGCCCTCGACGCCGCCGGTCGTCGGGCCGCCACGCTGCGGGTCGGCCCGGGCACCTTCCGATGCGGCACGCTGCGGCTGCGCAGCGGGGTCCAGCTCGTCCTCGAGGCCGGCGCCACGCTGCTCGCCAGCTCGCGGCCCGAGGACTTCCTCCCCGTCGAGCGGCTGCCGTACCCGACCTACTCCGACGCCGAGACCAGCGGCTTCCACGAGGCCCTGCTCCTGGGCGACGGGATCCACGACGTCGTGATCACCGGGCCGGGCACGATCGACGGGGGCCGCACCGAGCGGAACGGGCCGAAGCCGATCGCGCTGCACCGGTGCCGGCGGGCCACGGTCAGCGGCGTCACGATCCGCAACGCCCCCAACTACTGCGTCAGCCTCGGCGGCTGCGACGACGTCGTCGTCGACAGCGTCACGATCCGCGATGCCTTCGCCGACGGCATCGACCCCGACTGCTGCCGGCGCGTCCGGATCGTCGGCTGCGACATCGAATCCGACGACGACGCCATCGTCCTGAAGACCAGCCTCATCCTCGGGGCCCCGCACCCCACCGAGGACGTGGTGGTCGAGCGCTGCCGGATGATGAGCCCCTCCAACGGCTTCAAGATCGGGACCGAGACGAGCGGCGCCGTCCGGCGCGTCACCGTGCGCGACTGCCAGGTCAGCGGCCGGGCCCGCCCGACCGCGATCCCGGCCGTCGTCGCCGGCGAGGCCGGCGGCGTCGCGATCGAGAGCGTCGACGGCGCCGCGGTGGAGGACGTCGTCGTCGAGCGCGTGACCGTGACCGACGCCGCCGTGCCGCTCTTCGTCCGTCTCGGGGCCCGGGGCCGCGGCCAGCGGACACCGACGCCCGGCGCCATCCGCGGCGTCGCGGTGCGCGACCTCAGCGCCACCGGCGCCACGAGCGCGTGCACGGTGTCCGGGGTGCCCGGCCATCCGGTGGAGTCCCTCGTGCTCGAGCGGGCCCAGCTCCACACGGCCGACGCCGGCGGTCGACGGTCGACCCCGGTCGCCGAGCTGCCCGCCGCCTACCCGCAGGCCGGGATGTTCGGACCGCTGCCCGCGTCCGGGCTCTGGATCCGCCACGCGCGACGGGTGCAGCTCCGCGACGTGACGGTGGCCGCGACCGGCGACCCGCGGCCGCCGCTGGTCACCGACGACGTCACGGGGCTCGACGTCGCGCCACCCCTCTGA